In the genome of Diaphorobacter sp. HDW4A, the window ACTGCTTTTCTTGTTTCGGGGGTGTGTTTCACGCCCCAAGTCGGGGCAGATCATCGTCAGAGCGTTCGCCCTCTTCCCATCTTCCACAGACAAATTTGCAGGGAGCAAGAGCATGGCTGCAGGACCCACGGTTTCGTCATCCGCACCTAGAAACGCGCAGATGCGCCAATTGGAGGCGGCTCTGGATGGCATTGGTGCGACGCGTTCGCACAAGACCATCATCTTTCTGGTGGTATGCGGCGTGCTGTTCGACGTGTTCGAGCAGAACGCCGTGGGCCTGGTCGGGCCGTTGCTGCGCGAGCAGTGGGGCTTGAGCGGGGCGGACATCGGCTTTCTCAACACCATCACGTTCATCGCGGCGGCCATCGGGCGGCTGGGGTCGGGGTACTGCGCGGACCGGTTTGGTCGGCGCTTCATGCTCAATGTGAATCTGGGCCTGTTCACCATCGGTGCGATTGCCTGTGCGCTAGCACCGAACTACGCGTTTCTGGCGGTGGCGCGCTTCATCGTGGGGCTGGGGCTCGGCGGTGAGATCACCACGGCGGTGACCATGCTGGCCGAGTTCTGCTCGGCGCGTTTTCGCGGCACGGCGGTGGGGCTGATCAACGTTGGCGGTGGCGGTCTGGGCAACATGCTCGCGCCCGCTTTCGCGCTTGGGGTGTTCGCGATCTTTCCGGGAGAGAACGCGTGGCGCTGGCTGTTTGGCTGTCTGGTGCTGCCAGCGGTGTTCATCGTTTTCTATCGCCGCTTCGTGCCCGAGACGCCGCGCTTTCTGCTCTCGCAGGGCCGGGTGAAGGAGGCCAACGAGGTGCTGTCGATGCTGGCCGCAGGCAAGCTTGCCAACGGCCAATACGAGTACCGCGAATTCATCACGGAAGCATCGAAGGTCGACGCGCAGAACGCATCGAACGAGCCACGCGTGCGTTTGGCCGACATCTTCCGCAACGGCTATCTGCGCCGCACGGCGGCGGTCGGCACCGCGTCGTGGATGACGTTTGGCGCGCAGCTCTCGGTGCTTACGCTGATGCCGACGATTCTGGTTTCGCAGGGCTACTCGATCACCAAAAGTTTCGCATTCACCATCGTGATGCAGAGCGGCAGCCTGCTGGGCGCGATCACCGCATCCTTGCTGGGTTACAAGTTTCCGCGCAAACGTGTGCTCACTATCGGCGCCATCGCGGCATGCCTGGCGGGTCTGGCGTTCGGCAATCTCACGAGCAGCGTTGCGATGGTGCTGATCTTCGGCGCGCTGTTCCAGTTCTGCGTGCTCACGCTCAACACCTCTATCTGGATCTTCGCGCCCGAGCTGTATCCCACGCGCATGCGCGGTCTGGGCACATCGTTCCTGCTTGCGCTTGGAACGGTGGGCGGCGCGCTGTCGCAGATGCTTGCGGGCAAGATCTTCGACCTGCATGGCGTGGCCGGCATGTTCACGATGATCGCTGTGATGTACGCGATCTTTGCGGTGGCCGTGCAGTTTGCGCCGGAGACCTTTGGCAAGTCCATCGAGCAGGATGGCGACGCGCCGGACTCCGGATTCGTGGCGACGAGTTCGACCGGTTCAACGACGGCGTCCGCGCATTGAGCTCGGACGTCCATTCCTCCGCATAGCCGACATCTTTTTGAACGAACAGCGATTTCCCCACATGACGCAGCGGACCGTGCTCCTGATCAACCCCAACACCTCGCAGGCGACCACCGCAGCGATGCACCGGCTTGCGCGCGCATCGCTGCCGCAGGGGCTGGAACTCAGAAGCGTGACCGCCGAGCGCGGCGCCAGCATGATCACCAACGATGCCGAACTGGCCACGTCGGTGGAGCAGGTGCTTGAGCTGGGCCGGAGGCTCGCGCTGGAGGTTGACGCTGTCGTCATCGGGGCGTTCGGAAACCCGGGGCTGGCGGCACTGCGCGGTGCGTTGTCGATTCCCGTGATCGGCATCGGCGAGGCGTCGATGCGCGAGGCCGCATTGGGCGGCAGGCGCTTTGGCGTGGCAACCACCACGCCGGGACTCGAAGCATCGATTGCCGCGTCTGCACAGGCATTGGGATTGAGCGCGCTGTTCTGCGGCAGTCGCATTCCGGCGTCCGATCCGCTGGCACTCGCGCGTGATCCGCAACTGCAGGACGAGGCGCTTGCGCAGGCCATCGCGGACTGCATCGTGCATGACGGAGCGCAGGCCGTGATCGTTGGCGGCGGGCCGTTGTCGGAAAGTGCAGAGCGCATTGCTCCGCGCTTTCAAGTACCAGTGATCTCGCCGGTCGCCGCAGCCATGCGGGACATCGCATCGCTCCCGAGGTTCGAGCGACAGCGCAACTAGCGCACACACTCCAGCCAACCACTCATTCGAAGGCTGTCGGCACGCCACTTTGGACGTGTGCGGGGCGCAGCCTTGTCCAAAGCGTTCACACGATTCACTTCATTCTTTCGGATTCATCACCATCATGAAGACCCCATCGATTCAAACCGCCATCGCGTTGAGCCTGCTCTGCCTTGGCACCAGCACGTTTGCACAGTCGTCGCGCGGCCTGCCCACAGGTTCGGGCTCGTCGCTCAACATCTACGGCACCGCTGCCACGGAGCTGGTGCATGTTTCCAACTTCAACGACGGCAGCCGCATCGGCAACTCGACCCGGCTTGAGAACAGCAAGGTCACCGCGTCACGTCTCGGTTTCATCGGCTCGGAAGACCTGGGCGGTGGGCTTTCCAGCGTGTTCAATCTGGAGATGGGCTATGCGCTTGACACCGGCACGCAATCCAGCGCGAGCTACTTCTTCAATCGCGGCAGCTATGTGGGTCTGCGTGGTGGTTTTGGCACGATGACCGTGGGTCGCCAGTGGGATGTGGAAGATGACGTTTTGGGCCGCTATTTCATCTTCGGCGGCTACGGTGTCTTCCAGTTCAGCGAGTTCGCCGCGATCAGCGACACGGTGGCGAATTCGGTGAAGTACGTCACGCCCGCCATGGGCGGCGTGACGGCGCGGGCGCTTTATGGTTTCGGCGAAGGAGCGACCAGCGGCCACACCACGGAATTCGCGCTCAACTACGCGGCGGGTGGCCCCTTCGAAGCTGGTGCCACCTATCGTCGCCAGAAGGCCGCGACGGGCTACAGCACGCAGCTCGTCACGCTGGGTGCAAGCTACATGCTGCCCGTCACATCGGCAGGCAAGTTCCGTCTGCACGGTGGCTACGCCTACAGCAAGCCCGAGGACCCGGTGGCACGCAAGACGTCGGCCTACGACGTGGGCGTGGTCTGGGGCCTGCCGTCCGCCAACGCCAACCTCACGCTCGACTACGTCGCCCGCGATCAGCGTGGCACCGACAACGACAGCCGTTTCGTGCGCCTCGGCGGGGAATACTTTCTGTCCAAGCGGACTTCGTTCATCGCCAACGTCGTGTCGCTCACCAACAAGGGCAACGCCAGCCAGAAGTTCTTCGGACAGGGCGCGCAAGGCAAAGGACAGCGCGTGCTCAGCGTGGGGCTGAGGCACGCGTTTTGATGCGTCAAGCCGTCAGTCTTCCTTCATCCCTGTGGCCTTCACCACCTCGCCAAGCCGCATGCGTTCTTCGTCCACGAACTTCACAAACGAAGCGCGTGTGCCGCCAATGGCCTCGATGCCCATGCCTTTGAGACGTTCGATGGTCTTGGGGTCTTTCATGGCCTTGTCGACGGCGTTGGCGACTTTGTCGAGGACTTCGGGCGGTGTGCCTGCCGGGGCGTGCACACCGGCCCAGTGAGCGATCTTGATGTCGCCAAAGCCTTGCTCGCCTGCCGTGGGCAGGTCGGGCCAGGCGGAGATGCGCTGCGTCCAGGTGGTGGCCAGCGCCTTGAGCTTGCCGCTCTTGAGATATGGCAGCACGACGATGCTGGCCTCTGACGTGGCTTCGATCTGGTTGCCGAGTACGGCGGTCACCGATTCTGAGCCGCTCTTGTAGGGCACGAGGTCGAGTTTGGCGCCGTATTTGGAGGTCAGCAGACCCTCGACGAAATGTGGTGTGCTGCCGTTGCCTGCGGTGCCAAAGTGCAGGCCTGCGCCGCTCTTGGATTTGGCGACGAAGTCCTTCAGATCCTTGTAGGGCGAATTGGCGGGAACGATGATGACCGAGGGGGCGAGGCCGATCATCACAACAGGCACAAGGTCGCTGTCCTTGTACGGCACCTTGCGGATCATGCTGTTGGAGATCACGCCTGCAGCGCTCACGAGGAAGGTGTAACCATCCGGCGCGGCTTTGGCCACCACATCGGTGCCGAGCACCGCGCCCGCACCAGGCTTGTTGTCCACAATGATGGATTGCCCCAGCACTTTGGAGGCTCCTTCGGCTGCCGCGCGGGCGAGCAGGTCGTTGGCTCCGCCAGCCGAAAAGGGTACGACAAAACGGATCGGGTGCGACGGCCAGGCGTCGGCTGCCAGTACGCTAGTGGTTAGTGGAGCGATAAAGGCGGCCGTGATGGCGGAGGCGATCAGGCCTCGACGGGTGGTGCGTTGTTGCGTCAACATGTTGTATGGAAATCTGGTTGAAACAAAGGCGACGTTTGCTGCAAGTCATGTGCCAGAGTCCCGAACATGCACTTACGGTTTCGCTCGCCTATATGCAAGTACCTGTTTTTACTATGAAAACAGGTAGAAAAGATTTTGCAACGACGCTCACCGCTGTGCGCAAATGGCTTGGGAAGCCTGCTTTTTGCCCAATGCCATTGCTATGTTGAAACAAGGACCTCAGTTCTGAAATCCTTGCGGTCGCATTGGGCAATCAACCGGCGTTGCGTTTGATCCGTCTTGCGCGAACGGCTTCTGCGAGCTTTTCGAGCACCGGCACGGTCTGGTCGAAGCTGATGCAGGCGTCGGTGACCGACACGCCGTGTTTCAGCGCTTGGCCTTCGACGATGTCCTGGCGGCCTTCTTCGAGGTGGCTCTCGACCATCACGCCCATGATGCGCGCATCGCCCGCTGACACCTGTTTTGCGACATCCTCGGCCACGGTGATCTGGCGGGAGTGTTGCTTGCTGCTATTGGCGTGCGAGAGGTCGATCATCACCTGTTCGCGCAGGCCTGATTTCTGCAGCAGCGCGCAGGCCGCGTTGACGTCGTCGGCGCTGTAGTTGGGCTGCTTGCCGCCGCGCAGAATCACGTGGCAGTCCTTGTTGCCGCGCGTCTCGAAGATGGCGCTCTGGCCCATCTTGGTCATGCCCATGAAGGCATGTGCCGATTCGGCGGCCTGGATGGCGTCGGTGGCGACCTTCACGCCGCCGTCCGTACCATTCTTGAAGCCCACTGGGCAGGAGAGCCCGCTTGCGAGTTGTCGATGGCTTTGGCTCTCCGTCGTGCGTGCGCCGATGGCACCCCAGCTGACCAGATCGCTGATGAACTGAGGCGAGAGCAGGTCGAGGAATTCGGTCGCCACGGGCAGGCCGAGTTCGAGGATGTCGAGCAGCAGCGCGCGCGCCATCTGCACGCCGTCGTTGATGGCGAAGCTGCCATCCATGCGCGGATCGTTGATGTAGCCCTTCCAGCCCACCGTGGTGCGCGGTTTCTCGAAGTACACGCGCATCACCACCAGCAGGTCGGCGGACAGTGCCTCGGCCTGCTTCTTGAGCTTGCAGGCGTATTCGATGGCCTGGTCGTGATCGTGAATCGAGCACGGGCCGACCACCACCACCAGACGGTCGTCCTGACCGTGGAGCACGCGCGAGATGGCGGCGCGGCTGCCTTCGACCACTTCGAGCGCTGATGGCGGCGTGGGCAGCCATTCCTGAAGCAGCGCGGGCGTGACCAGTGGGCGAACTTCCTTGATGCGCACGTCGTCGATGCGCGTGGTGTCCAGCGTGGAAATCTTGGGCTTGTGGGAAGCGGCGGCTGACGTGGGGGTGGTTGTCTGAGTCATGGTGCTGCCATTGTCCCGCATGCGCTGCATTCACTCCGTTTCAGGGATTTACGCGTTGGTTTCCAAAACAGCAAAACGGATACCAATGGACTCCGCTTGTTTCCCGGACCCTTTGAGCCATTCCAAACGCCATTCGTTCAGGTGGTGAAACCATGAACTTTTCACGGCTTGTCTGCGCGGACGCTCTGTTTTTTCTCATCCGCCGCGCTCGGGCGCCATCACACAAGAACACCAATACACATCACATCGCCTGTGAATGGAGGGAATCGCACATGACCAAGAACCCGCAAGCGCACATCGATGCCGCCATTGCGAAAGGCGGCAAGTCCAAAGAGAGCAAAGAGACCAAGGAAGACGCCACAACAGTTGAGCGCCATTCGCCCGGCCAGGCCTGCTCACCGCGTGCTGTCGTGCCCGAGTCTGGCTTTGGCGTATTCGAGGCGACGGGCGCTCTGGTGCTCGGCGGCTCGGTGCAGACGGATTTCTCGTTACCGGGCGCCTTACCCCTTGTCTGGCAGCGCCGCTACAGCAGCTACACCGATGCGGCGCAAGGCGGCGTCTGCGGTGTGCTCGGCCATGGCTGGCGCACGCCGCTGGAGCTGCGTCTCGAAGTGAAGGCGCAGACCTGCGTGCTGCATGACGTCGATGGCCGCAGCATCCATTTCGATGCGCTGGCGGCGGGCGAGAGCCACTACAGCGCCAGCGAAGACCTGTGGCTGCTGCGCTCGAGTGGCAATCCGGCGCAGGTCTCCGAGTGGTACGCATCGACCGAGCAGCGCCGCTTTGCCCATCTGCCCAAGGAGATGGTGTGCAGGCCGCATGTGGTTTTTACGGGCCACGGCAATGGCGACGAACTCTGGGCCTTCGCGCCTGCCAACCGCAAGGCGCTGGAGAGCGGTGATGAAGCGGCGCCTGGTGACGAATGGCAACTGTTGGGACGCATCGACCGACTCGGCCGCATTCAGCGCTATCGCTATGGCATGGTGTCCGGTGCCATGCGCATCGTGGCCATGCAGGATGGTGTGGGCCGTTGCTATCGCCTGCACTACGAACAGGTGCGCGCGCCGCGCCCCGAGCCGCGCTATCCGTCAGGCCACTTCTGGCAGGCAGACAGCGGCGTGCGGCTCACCAAGGTCGAGCTGTTGGGAACGCCCGAAGCCTTCAATGTGCTCGATCCTGAACTGCTGGTGCGCTATGTCTACAGCGCCGAAGGAGACCTCGTCGAAGTGCGCAACGCGCGGGAGGAAAGCGTGCAGCGCTATGCCTGGCGCAACCATCTGCTCACCATGCATCAGGAGCGCGGCGGTCCTGAGCACCATTACCGCTACGAGCGCAACGAGCCTGGAGCGCGCGTCGCCGAGCAGCGTAGCCAGCAGGGGCTCACCCGCCACTTCAGCTACCAGACACTGCCTGCCGACGAGGACCAGTTGCCACGCACCAAGACGGTGGTGACTGACAGCTTCAAGCGCAGCAACGGTCATCTTTTCAAGGGCGCTGGAGGTCTGGCGCGCATTGCGGAACACGCGCGCGCGGACGGCAGCACGGTGCGCTGGGCGCATGACGCGCATGGCCGGCTGATCTCCTTCACCGATGCGCAGGGCCGCACCACACATCTGTGGCCGAACGCGATGGGTCTCACCACCTTCGTGCAGCATCCTGACGGCAGTGAAACTCGCAACGAATGGGATGCGGCGACGGGCTTGTTGCAAAGCGTCTCCGACCCGGAAGGCCGCAGCACGCGATACCACTACGACGCTTGGCACCGTCTGGAGCGCATCACGCGCGCTGATGACAGCGTGGAGCGGCGCGTCTATCCCGAGCCGTCCGCCGACAGGTTGATCGCTCACCTGCCATCGCAGATCACCGATGGCGCGGGTGGCACGACGCGCTTTGTGCATACACGCGAAGGACTGCTTGAGCGACTCAGCGATGCCACCGGAAACACCACGCAGTTCGAGCATGACGCCAAGGGGAGGCTGACCGCGAAGATCAATCCGCTTGCCGAGGTCGAGCGCTACGAGTACGACCCCCGTGGCCTGCTCGTCGCGGTGCATCTGGCCAGCGGCGTGAGTCACCATTGCACGCGTGATGTCTGTGGGCGCGTGGAGGGAGAAAGCGTGTCGGGCAACGCCACGTCGGAAGCGGCTCTGCGCAGCGCAGGCGACGTGCAGATCGAGTACGACCTGTGGGGCCGCATCATGCACCGCGAACATGCGGGCACTTCCATGAAATGGAGCTACGACGACGCAGGCCGTTTGACCACCTGCACCAACGAGAACGGCGACACGTTGCGGCTGCAGTGGGATGAGATGGATCGTCTGGTGCATGAGATCGGGTTTGATCTGCGCACTGTCGAGTACCGATACGGCGCTGGTGGGCGCCTGCTTGAATGCATCGACGGCAGCGTGGAGGACCATGACCGCGAGGCGCGCACCATTCGCCATGAATGGAATGTGGCGGACAGAATTGCCGCCATCCATCATCCCGCGAATACCGACAGCGCCGCGTTCACCACGCGGTTCGAATGGAACCGCACCGGCGAGATGCTCGCGGCCAGCAGCTGGATTGCGAGCACTTCCAGCGTCAGCAGCAAGAGCGCCGAAAGGCTTACCAGCCGCATTGAATGGCGCCGTGACCCAATGGGACGAGTGACCGAAGAAACACAGCAGCTCTTCGACGGAGATACCGGCAAGCCTGAGTTCGAATATCGAATCTCTCATGTGCTCGACGGGCAAGGACGGCGCATTGCCAGCGAGCTGGGCGATTTGGGCGCAGTGGGTTTTGCGCTGAATGCTGCGGGCGCATTGCAGATCCTCGCGTGGAATCGCAAACCGCAGATTGATTTCGAGCGTGATGAGCTACAGCGCGAGACGGTGCGCCATCTGACGACCGCGGGCATTCATCGACAGATCGACTGGAACGCTGCAGGTCTGTGGCAAAACGTGGAATGGGTGGGCGATGCACTCTCGCCCTCCACCGCCGATGTCGCGGCCTCCGCGATTCGCGCGCGCCAGTATCTCTATGACCACGCGGGTCGCATGCTCGCCATCCACAGCGATGTGGGTACGAGCCGCTTTGCCTACGACGCGCACGGTCGCCTGATCGCATCGCATACACCGCAGGCGGGCGCGCAGCGCTGGTCGTTCGACGCATCCGGAAATCGCTTGCCGCAGCCATCGGATGTGATGACCGCCACGCATGCCGACGATCTGGAAGCGGAATCCGCCTGCGCGGACGATGACCTCGTAATGCAGGATGCGGCGCGTCGCCCGGAATCCGAACTCGCACACACCACACGCTGGGCCGGTGGGCGCGTGGATTACTACACCAATGCGCACGACCGGCGCAGCGAGGATGCACGTCTGTGCTTCTGCTACGACAGCCGAAGCAACCGCACGCGTGTGCTTGATTTGCACAATGGTCATGCCGTGCGTCTGCATTACGACGCTGCGAATCGTCTTGTCGCAGCCAAGGGTATGAACGCTCTGGGCGAGCCATTCGATCAGCAATACCGCCATGATGCGCTGGGCCGGTGTGTGGCGATCATGCGTCGCGACACCAATGGCAAGGTCATCGGTGCTGAATATTTCGGTTGGGACGAAACACGGTTGGTGCACATCGAGCGCCATGCGGAGCGTGCGAGCGAGAAGAGTGAGGCGCTGCACGTCGTGCACACTGTCTACGAGCCCGGCACGCTCACGCCGCTGGTGCAATTGGCGAAGGGGCAGGCCATGCCCGTGGTGGTGCTTGCCGAGAAGCCTGTCGACATCAAGCCGCAAGCCAAGGACGTTTCGCCTCGTCAGGACATGCGCGAGATGCTCAGACATCTCGAAGATCTGGACGCGCGCATCAAGGCACGCCTCGAGGCAGACAGCGGCCAGTGCGCGAGCCATCAGGCGTTTCTGGTCCGTCAGGTCAAGGCAGGGCAGTCGGCGTTGCAACGTGTGGATGTGGACGCAGAGGTGGAGATCGATTCCTCTGCCGAAGTGCAGATCCGGCATGTGCTGAACGATCACACCGGAAGTCCCGTCGCGCTGGTCGATGCCAAGGGCGCCGTGCTCTGGGCGTTGCAGCAGGACCCGTGGGGTCATGATTGCGCGCAGCACAATCCGCTGCGGCTGTGGCAGCCGTTGCGTGCTATGGGGCGCTATCTGGATGAGTCCACAGCGCTGCAGATCGATGGGGTGGGCCGTGGCTACGACGCCCGCTTGGGTGCATTCATCAACACGGGGCCGCGTCGTTTGGCAACGGATGCGATGGCCCCGCCATTTCAACCCGTTGGCGTGGCACGGGTGCGCCTCTCTTAGCCTAGAAGCGTCGGAAGGCCGTAGGTTGCTTGGACCAGTAGGTCGAGCTCAGCGAATCGAGCCGTACTGTCCCGCCTGTGGATGGTGCGTGCACGAAGCGACCTTCGCCCACATAGATGCCGGCATGCGTGGGCGTGCCGCGTCCGAACACCACGAGGTCGCCGACGCGCAGATCGCTCTTCGAAATCGCCTTGCCGAATTCGTCGAGCTGCGCGACGGTGCGTGGGGGGGATACGCCTGCGCGGCTTCGGTAGACATAGCCGATGAGGCCGCTGCAGTCGAAACCGCTGTCGGGGGTGTTGCCACCGTAGCGGTAGGGGGTGCCGACCAAGCCCATCGCGTGGATGGCGATGTCGTCGGCTTGCTCGGTGGAGAGGCGGGAGATGCCTTGGCCTGGCGTGCGGGAAGTCTGTTTTGGACTGGGGGTGGAGCTGCACGCGGCCAGCAGGACGGCTGTTGCTACGGTGAGGCACAGGCTGTGGAGGGCTCGCATGGGGCTTAGGGTAGCAGCTATGGGAATAATTCCCAAGTTGCTTGAGCTGTTCGATATTGCTGTGTGCTGTGGCGACGGGCTGCTGGGTGTTCATTTCTCGGAGCCGGGAGTTCCGCCCGGCGTCGGAGTCATGCCGCAAAAGTGACCTGAAGAGGTGTGTTCGGCACGTTGCTTTGCTTCGCTCGTGCTGCATCTCGCTGTGCGCGAGATGCACGTGCGCCTGAGGCACGCCTTGTGGGCGCGGGGCTCTGCTGGACGCTTGTGGCATTCGATGGGTTTGGTCTTGTGGACCGCGCCG includes:
- a CDS encoding MFS transporter, translated to MAAGPTVSSSAPRNAQMRQLEAALDGIGATRSHKTIIFLVVCGVLFDVFEQNAVGLVGPLLREQWGLSGADIGFLNTITFIAAAIGRLGSGYCADRFGRRFMLNVNLGLFTIGAIACALAPNYAFLAVARFIVGLGLGGEITTAVTMLAEFCSARFRGTAVGLINVGGGGLGNMLAPAFALGVFAIFPGENAWRWLFGCLVLPAVFIVFYRRFVPETPRFLLSQGRVKEANEVLSMLAAGKLANGQYEYREFITEASKVDAQNASNEPRVRLADIFRNGYLRRTAAVGTASWMTFGAQLSVLTLMPTILVSQGYSITKSFAFTIVMQSGSLLGAITASLLGYKFPRKRVLTIGAIAACLAGLAFGNLTSSVAMVLIFGALFQFCVLTLNTSIWIFAPELYPTRMRGLGTSFLLALGTVGGALSQMLAGKIFDLHGVAGMFTMIAVMYAIFAVAVQFAPETFGKSIEQDGDAPDSGFVATSSTGSTTASAH
- a CDS encoding aspartate/glutamate racemase family protein codes for the protein MTQRTVLLINPNTSQATTAAMHRLARASLPQGLELRSVTAERGASMITNDAELATSVEQVLELGRRLALEVDAVVIGAFGNPGLAALRGALSIPVIGIGEASMREAALGGRRFGVATTTPGLEASIAASAQALGLSALFCGSRIPASDPLALARDPQLQDEALAQAIADCIVHDGAQAVIVGGGPLSESAERIAPRFQVPVISPVAAAMRDIASLPRFERQRN
- a CDS encoding porin, which produces MKTPSIQTAIALSLLCLGTSTFAQSSRGLPTGSGSSLNIYGTAATELVHVSNFNDGSRIGNSTRLENSKVTASRLGFIGSEDLGGGLSSVFNLEMGYALDTGTQSSASYFFNRGSYVGLRGGFGTMTVGRQWDVEDDVLGRYFIFGGYGVFQFSEFAAISDTVANSVKYVTPAMGGVTARALYGFGEGATSGHTTEFALNYAAGGPFEAGATYRRQKAATGYSTQLVTLGASYMLPVTSAGKFRLHGGYAYSKPEDPVARKTSAYDVGVVWGLPSANANLTLDYVARDQRGTDNDSRFVRLGGEYFLSKRTSFIANVVSLTNKGNASQKFFGQGAQGKGQRVLSVGLRHAF
- a CDS encoding tripartite tricarboxylate transporter substrate binding protein, which translates into the protein MLTQQRTTRRGLIASAITAAFIAPLTTSVLAADAWPSHPIRFVVPFSAGGANDLLARAAAEGASKVLGQSIIVDNKPGAGAVLGTDVVAKAAPDGYTFLVSAAGVISNSMIRKVPYKDSDLVPVVMIGLAPSVIIVPANSPYKDLKDFVAKSKSGAGLHFGTAGNGSTPHFVEGLLTSKYGAKLDLVPYKSGSESVTAVLGNQIEATSEASIVVLPYLKSGKLKALATTWTQRISAWPDLPTAGEQGFGDIKIAHWAGVHAPAGTPPEVLDKVANAVDKAMKDPKTIERLKGMGIEAIGGTRASFVKFVDEERMRLGEVVKATGMKED
- a CDS encoding 3-deoxy-7-phosphoheptulonate synthase, whose protein sequence is MTQTTTPTSAAASHKPKISTLDTTRIDDVRIKEVRPLVTPALLQEWLPTPPSALEVVEGSRAAISRVLHGQDDRLVVVVGPCSIHDHDQAIEYACKLKKQAEALSADLLVVMRVYFEKPRTTVGWKGYINDPRMDGSFAINDGVQMARALLLDILELGLPVATEFLDLLSPQFISDLVSWGAIGARTTESQSHRQLASGLSCPVGFKNGTDGGVKVATDAIQAAESAHAFMGMTKMGQSAIFETRGNKDCHVILRGGKQPNYSADDVNAACALLQKSGLREQVMIDLSHANSSKQHSRQITVAEDVAKQVSAGDARIMGVMVESHLEEGRQDIVEGQALKHGVSVTDACISFDQTVPVLEKLAEAVRARRIKRNAG
- a CDS encoding DUF6531 domain-containing protein, which gives rise to MTKNPQAHIDAAIAKGGKSKESKETKEDATTVERHSPGQACSPRAVVPESGFGVFEATGALVLGGSVQTDFSLPGALPLVWQRRYSSYTDAAQGGVCGVLGHGWRTPLELRLEVKAQTCVLHDVDGRSIHFDALAAGESHYSASEDLWLLRSSGNPAQVSEWYASTEQRRFAHLPKEMVCRPHVVFTGHGNGDELWAFAPANRKALESGDEAAPGDEWQLLGRIDRLGRIQRYRYGMVSGAMRIVAMQDGVGRCYRLHYEQVRAPRPEPRYPSGHFWQADSGVRLTKVELLGTPEAFNVLDPELLVRYVYSAEGDLVEVRNAREESVQRYAWRNHLLTMHQERGGPEHHYRYERNEPGARVAEQRSQQGLTRHFSYQTLPADEDQLPRTKTVVTDSFKRSNGHLFKGAGGLARIAEHARADGSTVRWAHDAHGRLISFTDAQGRTTHLWPNAMGLTTFVQHPDGSETRNEWDAATGLLQSVSDPEGRSTRYHYDAWHRLERITRADDSVERRVYPEPSADRLIAHLPSQITDGAGGTTRFVHTREGLLERLSDATGNTTQFEHDAKGRLTAKINPLAEVERYEYDPRGLLVAVHLASGVSHHCTRDVCGRVEGESVSGNATSEAALRSAGDVQIEYDLWGRIMHREHAGTSMKWSYDDAGRLTTCTNENGDTLRLQWDEMDRLVHEIGFDLRTVEYRYGAGGRLLECIDGSVEDHDREARTIRHEWNVADRIAAIHHPANTDSAAFTTRFEWNRTGEMLAASSWIASTSSVSSKSAERLTSRIEWRRDPMGRVTEETQQLFDGDTGKPEFEYRISHVLDGQGRRIASELGDLGAVGFALNAAGALQILAWNRKPQIDFERDELQRETVRHLTTAGIHRQIDWNAAGLWQNVEWVGDALSPSTADVAASAIRARQYLYDHAGRMLAIHSDVGTSRFAYDAHGRLIASHTPQAGAQRWSFDASGNRLPQPSDVMTATHADDLEAESACADDDLVMQDAARRPESELAHTTRWAGGRVDYYTNAHDRRSEDARLCFCYDSRSNRTRVLDLHNGHAVRLHYDAANRLVAAKGMNALGEPFDQQYRHDALGRCVAIMRRDTNGKVIGAEYFGWDETRLVHIERHAERASEKSEALHVVHTVYEPGTLTPLVQLAKGQAMPVVVLAEKPVDIKPQAKDVSPRQDMREMLRHLEDLDARIKARLEADSGQCASHQAFLVRQVKAGQSALQRVDVDAEVEIDSSAEVQIRHVLNDHTGSPVALVDAKGAVLWALQQDPWGHDCAQHNPLRLWQPLRAMGRYLDESTALQIDGVGRGYDARLGAFINTGPRRLATDAMAPPFQPVGVARVRLS
- a CDS encoding C40 family peptidase; translation: MRALHSLCLTVATAVLLAACSSTPSPKQTSRTPGQGISRLSTEQADDIAIHAMGLVGTPYRYGGNTPDSGFDCSGLIGYVYRSRAGVSPPRTVAQLDEFGKAISKSDLRVGDLVVFGRGTPTHAGIYVGEGRFVHAPSTGGTVRLDSLSSTYWSKQPTAFRRF